One genomic region from Streptomyces sp. NBC_00457 encodes:
- the cydB gene encoding cytochrome d ubiquinol oxidase subunit II: protein MELHDVWFVLIAVLWTGYFFLEGFDFGVGILTKLLARDRPERRVLINTIGPVWDGNEVWLLTAGGATFAAFPEWYATLFSGFYLPLLLILVCLIVRGVAFEYRAKRPEEYWQRNWETAIFWTSLIPAFLWGVAFGNIVGGVKIDQDFNYAGTVWDLLNPYALLGGLVTLTLFTFHGAVFTALKTVGDIRVRARKLALQVGLVTAVLASVFLLWTQVDSGDGQSLVALIVALASLVAALMANQAGREGWSFALSGITIVATVAMLFLSLFPDVMPSSLNEDWSLTVTNASSSPYTLKIMTWCAAIATPIVVLYQSWTYWVFRKRIGTQHIAGDAAAGAAH from the coding sequence ATGGAACTTCACGACGTCTGGTTCGTCCTCATCGCCGTCCTGTGGACCGGCTACTTCTTCCTGGAGGGGTTCGACTTCGGGGTCGGCATCCTCACCAAGCTGCTGGCCCGGGACCGGCCCGAGCGGCGGGTGCTGATCAACACCATCGGGCCCGTCTGGGACGGCAACGAGGTGTGGCTGCTCACGGCGGGCGGCGCGACCTTCGCCGCCTTCCCCGAGTGGTACGCCACGCTCTTCTCCGGCTTCTATCTGCCGCTGCTGCTCATTCTGGTCTGCCTGATCGTGCGAGGCGTCGCCTTCGAGTACCGGGCGAAGCGGCCCGAGGAGTACTGGCAGCGCAACTGGGAGACCGCGATCTTCTGGACCTCTCTGATTCCCGCGTTCCTGTGGGGAGTGGCCTTCGGCAACATCGTGGGGGGCGTGAAGATCGACCAGGACTTCAACTACGCCGGTACCGTCTGGGACCTGCTCAACCCGTACGCCCTGCTCGGCGGTCTGGTGACCCTGACCCTGTTCACCTTCCACGGTGCGGTGTTCACGGCACTCAAGACGGTCGGGGACATCCGGGTGCGGGCACGGAAGCTGGCGCTGCAAGTCGGCCTCGTCACCGCTGTGTTGGCGTCCGTCTTCCTGCTCTGGACGCAGGTCGACAGTGGTGACGGTCAGAGCCTGGTCGCTCTGATCGTGGCACTCGCCTCGCTGGTCGCGGCGCTGATGGCGAATCAGGCGGGTCGTGAAGGCTGGTCGTTCGCCCTGTCGGGGATCACGATCGTGGCCACTGTGGCGATGCTCTTCCTGTCGCTTTTCCCGGACGTCATGCCGTCCTCCCTCAATGAGGACTGGAGCCTCACGGTCACGAACGCCTCGTCGAGCCCGTACACGCTGAAGATCATGACTTGGTGCGCGGCGATCGCGACGCCGATCGTGGTCCTCTACCAGTCGTGGACGTACTGGGTGTTCCGCAAGCGGATCGGTACGCAGCACATCGCCGGCGACGCTGCTGCCGGGGCAGCGCACTGA